A stretch of DNA from ANME-2 cluster archaeon:
TGTCGATACCAGAACAGTGATCCAGCGACATCCATTTATTCCATCTGTTCGGATTATTCCTCTCTTTTCATTTTCTTCAAATTGGTAATTGCTTCTTCCTGCCCAGTCATTTTCGAAAGGATTATAACTATTCACATTATGTTTTGCTGAACACAACGAATGATCAGTTGAAAAAAACTGAATCAATAATAATAGTAAAACAAGGATGAATAGAATGATGATGAAAAAGATCAGACAAAATATGGCACTGACAATGCTGTTATGCATTGTGATGTTATGTTCAGCGCTGTCGGCACAGGCCGATGCCACAACCGAAGTGCATGTAGTAAAATACGCTCCGGACGGAACAACGATACTGGATGAAACAACAGTAACCACCGGATGGATGGAAACTAACTTGCCGGTTCATGGAGACGGAACGACACACTACTACCATCAGGGCCCTGTTTTTGATGATGATGCTGATCGATGGGATCCGGATGAAACGCTAAACCTGAAGGATAAGGGAGCCTTAAAAGGTACCGATGTTAAAGACCTGTGCGACCTTGTAGGAGGAATGTCTTCAGGTGATGAAATTAAGATCAAAGCATTTGACGGCTTCTATAAATCTTTTGCCTATAAAGATGTCTATACACCCGAGGCTGAACAGGGGCCTATGGTCCTGTGTTGGCATAAAGACGGAAACTCTGTACCAGCGTATGACGACGGGATACAGCTTGTCTTTTTCGCCCGGACCCAGAATGCTGCGGGACAATATGTATTTGGCAACTGGGATATGCATGAGTGTCTGGATGAAGAATACAGGTACAATTATAGTGCGATATACCCCTCTTCAAATGGGCTGTCTGTGAGGACTGTTAGTGATATCGAAATATATACTACCCAAAGTAGTGGTGGAGACGCTTCAACATCGCTAACTGCAATTGCAAACGTGGAAGTGATCATGGTCGGTATCTCATTGAACAGAACTGAAATAGACTATGGAGATGTTGGGCCGGGTCTTAGTTCAGATAACGAACCAGTTGAAATAACAAATATCGGCTCATCCGATGTTGATGTATCACTTGAAGTTGAGGGTAAAAGTGGAACCGCACAGGATTTCTACGAACAGTCGTTGTTTGTAGATAATGAGCTGTACAATCCCGCAACAACAATTGCACAGATTATAACATCGAGCTCGGAAGACATATTAACTCAACTGAGAGTTCCATCTGATTGGAATGAAATTGGTACACAGGATGCGACATTTGTATTCTGGGCAGAGGAAGCTTAATCCTCTTCCCAAATTTAGCACAAATTGGTTTTCACAGCTATTAGCAATTGATACACTGTGTTCATTCCAACACAATTAATTAATTGTCTAATTGCAGCAACCAGAGACATTGAGCTAATAAAAAAAAGTGGAAATTGGATGGAGATAAAATGAAAATATTTACGACAGTGAATATACTGTTATCTATTGTAATCATGGGCTTGGTTATGCCAGTAGTGGCATCCGAAGAAGCAACAACATGGGACCTTGAATTGGTCGGGGCGATAAATAATACCATTAGCAATTCAACATTCGAGTCTTGCGTGGGATGTCACGGCGTTTCATATACTGATTCCGAAAATAATGAATGGGAAGGTATTCCCTTGTGGTATCTGATGGGGGATGTGGATGATACCGTAACGCATGGTACTGGCGCTTTTAATGATACACTTGCTGCTGATGGGGACGGGTATGACGTTAAAATTATCGCTGGCGATGGTTACAGTAAAACATTAGATTCAACTTACCTGGCAGAAAACAACAGCTACATAGTTGCATGTTACCTGAATGGCACGCCACTGCCCGAACTTACTGATGATGAAAAACCATTTGCACCCCTAAAACTTGTCGGACCATATTTATCCGGCGGACAGAAGGTCGGCAACATCGCAAGAATTGAACTGGATGTAGCAGTAGCTCCTCCCCAGCCAGACCTCACTTTGATCGGTAGTGAGACAAAGTTTTACTCTCTTAATGAGGTCAAAGCAATGCCAGCTTACACGGCAAGCGGTGGATTCGAGAAATCAACCGGTGCAATAGTAGGTCCATATACATACACAGGCGTTAATTTAACATATCTGACAGACCTTGTTGGCGGAATTACACCTTCAAACAGCATTAAGATAACAGCCTCCGACGGATATTCAATGACCTACACTCATGATCAGGTAATGGGTGGTATTACCATCTGTAGTACAAATGAAGAAGAAACAGATGAACCTTTGACAATGGTCTTAGCATACGAAGAAAACGGTAGTCAGATACCAGATGAGTATGGTGGACCATTGAGAATTGCATTCATAAGACCTGATACTCCAATAACAGATGGACACTTCTGGATCAAATATGTAAATAAAATAGAGATCCTTAGCAGTGTAGAGGAATGGGACATGACACTAACAGGTGCAATTGTTGATATCATGGACCGTTCGACATTCGAATCTTGCGTGGGATGTCACAGTGTTTACTGGACAGATGATAGTGACCGAAACTGGAGAGGAATTCCATTATGGCTGTTAGTTGGTGTGGTGGACGATGATGTGAATGAAGAGGCTACACACTATTTCAATAATGCACTTGCAGATCAGGGATATAATGTTACAGTGATCGCAAGCGATGGCTACAACAAGACCTTTAACAGCACATTTGTGAAACGAAACGACAATATCATCCTTGTAAATGAACTTAATGGAACAGCATTACCAGATACTGATTGGCCGCTTAAATTCACAGGTTCTGGCCTGGCAAAGAATGAAAACGTGAAACAGGTTGTCGAAATACAGTTGAACGATCTGCCATCATTGCCCTCATCGTCCTCATCACTTACTGCGACTGCGAACGTAAATATCCAGATGGTTGGGATCTCGCTGAACAGAACCGAAATAGACTATGGTAATGTGAGGGCAGGTCAAAGTTCAAAGAACGAATGTGTTAGAATAACAAATGTCGGTTCATCCTATGTTGAGGTAACACTTGAAGTTGATGGTGAAAGTGAAACTGCACAGGATTTCTACGAACAGTCGCTGTTTATAGATAACGGGCTGTACAATCCCGCAAACATAATTGCAAATATTGCATCATCGAACTCGGAAGACGTAGTAACTCAACTCAGAGTTCCATCTGGTTGGACTGAAGCTGGAACACAGGGTGCGACATTTGTATTTTGGGCAGAGGCTTAAAGCCTCTCTTTTTATTTTTTTTGAATAATATGAAATTGAAAAAAATGAAGAGAAGAGGCATGATATGTATTATGATATTTGGTCTTATCATAATCCCCATCGCAGATGCAGACATCTTATGGGGACCCTATATCACTAACACTGGTATAAACTCAGCTACTATTAACTGGAAGACAGAAAATGCAACTACTGGAATAGTAAAATATGCAACAGAGGAATATTATACTGGGAACAGTGGATACGACCATACAATTACTGATACGGAAAACAAGCAACTTCATCATCTCATTATCACAAACCTGACACCAAGTATGAAAT
This window harbors:
- a CDS encoding molybdopterin-dependent oxidoreductase, with the protein product MKIFTTVNILLSIVIMGLVMPVVASEEATTWDLELVGAINNTISNSTFESCVGCHGVSYTDSENNEWEGIPLWYLMGDVDDTVTHGTGAFNDTLAADGDGYDVKIIAGDGYSKTLDSTYLAENNSYIVACYLNGTPLPELTDDEKPFAPLKLVGPYLSGGQKVGNIARIELDVAVAPPQPDLTLIGSETKFYSLNEVKAMPAYTASGGFEKSTGAIVGPYTYTGVNLTYLTDLVGGITPSNSIKITASDGYSMTYTHDQVMGGITICSTNEEETDEPLTMVLAYEENGSQIPDEYGGPLRIAFIRPDTPITDGHFWIKYVNKIEILSSVEEWDMTLTGAIVDIMDRSTFESCVGCHSVYWTDDSDRNWRGIPLWLLVGVVDDDVNEEATHYFNNALADQGYNVTVIASDGYNKTFNSTFVKRNDNIILVNELNGTALPDTDWPLKFTGSGLAKNENVKQVVEIQLNDLPSLPSSSSSLTATANVNIQMVGISLNRTEIDYGNVRAGQSSKNECVRITNVGSSYVEVTLEVDGESETAQDFYEQSLFIDNGLYNPANIIANIASSNSEDVVTQLRVPSGWTEAGTQGATFVFWAEA